Proteins co-encoded in one Pseudoliparis swirei isolate HS2019 ecotype Mariana Trench chromosome 7, NWPU_hadal_v1, whole genome shotgun sequence genomic window:
- the prxl2c gene encoding peroxiredoxin-like 2C isoform X2, translated as MRFREASGKKKRKMAGAVSPITRQVTKENQDFGTASVDFRLEDVEDCLIYDRHGVPVPFKKLYQERKSVIIFVRNFLCYSCKEYVEDLSKIPREALEDADIRLVVIGQSAHRHIQPFCSLTGYPYELYVDPDRCIYQKLGMKREETYTDSGGHASTRWSHHCRTRLPSSFLPFRHEPAGPHAHRLAPAARRTSTDSGLQPQAKDHPCVAGQPGDAHKACSVDKKEFGPNQ; from the exons ATGCGATTTCGGGAAGCCTCcggtaagaaaaaaagaaagatggctgGAGCAGTTTCACCAATAACTCGACAAGTAACTAAAGAAAACCAGGACTTCGGGACCGCGTCTGTCGATTTTCGTCTCGAAGACGTCGAGGACTGTTTGATATACGACCGGCACGGAGTCCCTGTTCCGTTCAAGAAATTATATCAAGAAAGGAAATCGGTCATTATTTTCGTGCGG AATTTCCTGTGCTACAGCTGTAAAGAATATGTGGAGGATCTGAGCAAAATACCCCGAGAAGCACTGGAG GATGCTGACATTCGACTGGTTGTGATCGGTCAGTCTGCTCATCGCCACATTCAG CCATTCTGCTCGCTGACAGGGTATCCCTATGAACTATACGTGGACCCGGATCGGTGCATTTATCAAAAGCTTGGGAtgaagagagaggaaacatataCAGACTCAG GGGGACATGCATCAACAAGGTGGAGCCATCATTGCAGGACCAG GCTCCCAAGTTCATTTCTCCCATTTCGACATGAACCGGCTGGACCACATGCCCATCGACTGGCTCCTGCAGCACGCCGGACTTCAACAGACTCTGGACTTCAGCCACAAGCCAAAGATCATCCATGTGTAGCTGGGCAGCCCGGCGATGCACACAAGGCGTGTTCGGTCGACAAAAAGGAGTTTGGGCCAAATCAATAA
- the prxl2c gene encoding peroxiredoxin-like 2C isoform X1 — protein MRFREASGKKKRKMAGAVSPITRQVTKENQDFGTASVDFRLEDVEDCLIYDRHGVPVPFKKLYQERKSVIIFVRNFLCYSCKEYVEDLSKIPREALEDADIRLVVIGQSAHRHIQPFCSLTGYPYELYVDPDRCIYQKLGMKREETYTDSAHPSPHVKSGIFMGQLKSIWRAMSSPVFDFQGDMHQQGGAIIAGPGSQVHFSHFDMNRLDHMPIDWLLQHAGLQQTLDFSHKPKIIHV, from the exons ATGCGATTTCGGGAAGCCTCcggtaagaaaaaaagaaagatggctgGAGCAGTTTCACCAATAACTCGACAAGTAACTAAAGAAAACCAGGACTTCGGGACCGCGTCTGTCGATTTTCGTCTCGAAGACGTCGAGGACTGTTTGATATACGACCGGCACGGAGTCCCTGTTCCGTTCAAGAAATTATATCAAGAAAGGAAATCGGTCATTATTTTCGTGCGG AATTTCCTGTGCTACAGCTGTAAAGAATATGTGGAGGATCTGAGCAAAATACCCCGAGAAGCACTGGAG GATGCTGACATTCGACTGGTTGTGATCGGTCAGTCTGCTCATCGCCACATTCAG CCATTCTGCTCGCTGACAGGGTATCCCTATGAACTATACGTGGACCCGGATCGGTGCATTTATCAAAAGCTTGGGAtgaagagagaggaaacatataCAGACTCAG CCCACCCAAGCCCCCATGTGAAGTCTGGTATCTTTATGGGACAACTAAAGAGTATATGGAGGGCCATGAGTAGCCCTGTATTTGACTTCCAGGGGGACATGCATCAACAAGGTGGAGCCATCATTGCAGGACCAG GCTCCCAAGTTCATTTCTCCCATTTCGACATGAACCGGCTGGACCACATGCCCATCGACTGGCTCCTGCAGCACGCCGGACTTCAACAGACTCTGGACTTCAGCCACAAGCCAAAGATCATCCATGTGTAG